A genome region from Schistocerca americana isolate TAMUIC-IGC-003095 chromosome 1, iqSchAmer2.1, whole genome shotgun sequence includes the following:
- the LOC124625765 gene encoding transmembrane channel-like protein 7 has protein sequence MSGGERKKRVSRGQGWEEAGSEFYQESYPADVDLEALQRDPSHIATLLPSKQSRAATAKRVRGDAKPTLRRRTSTRSRCHSTARRTSAAVDTHVAMLPDLSEIKSNEERTWEEIMQIKAMPVSMSQKKELKSKLQNADKLRLQGYEQFKWQRRKFWQHFKNRWKETYSKLELWRHSLKKIEGNFGTGVVSYFLFVKWLMFLNCVIFFFFLCFVVLPQLLVRPEDTSNCDGFNSSSSFNVSTSEASVNVLDIIQGTGWMEKTLMFYGFYSNGTLGGSDTSYLYYNLPLAYIAVTLVCFLMSLSAIVKSAAHGFKDRLMEGEGQFYQYCNIVFGGWDYCIHNEKSATIKHKAIFNEIKGCLEAERLEEERQSRSRDEKVRLYLLRFAINLMVLLVLAGGGFLIYFVFKSSHTALDDYKRDTEDFGTIENMYVLLLEYLPSITIVGLNLIVPNIFMYLVTLEKYSPLFVVRITLMRTVLLRLASLAILLVSFYNVIKCDNCNPPRCWETYVGQQLYKLVVMDFVTHIATTFLINFPRMLIAKHFKSKIAKLIGVQEFELPQHVLDIIYSQTLCWLGSFYAPILPFLATVECFLLFYIKKFSCLVNSTPSSTVYRASRSNSMFMFVLLISFLLAVVPVAYSIAEITPSECCGPFRGHFSVWSFVIYTFEQFPSWIRSVLFFFSTAGFAVPAFIVLALCLYYFHAVSCANKQMVMVLKNQLVLEGHDKQFLLNRLSAIIKQQQQQQQQEQHKAMRQAEMSNVEGISNAS, from the exons cAACTGCAAAACGTGTAAGAGGAGATGCAAAGCCAACATTGCGCCGACGAACATCTACACGCAGTCGATGCCACAGCACTGCACGTCGTACATCTGCAGCTGTTGACACACATGTTGCGATGCTGCCTGACCTATCAG AAATCAAGTCAAATGAGGAAAGAACATGGGAGGAAATCATGCAGATTAAAGCAATGCCTGTGAGCATGTCACAGAAGAAGGAGCTCAAATCCAAACTGCAG AATGCAGATAAGCTGAGGCTACAAGGCTATGAACAATTCAAGTGGCAAAGAAGAAAGTTCTGGCAACATTTCAAGAATCGATGGAAGGAAACTTACTCAAAGCTTGAACTGTGGCGACACAGTCTGAAGAAGATTGAAGGAAACTTTGGCACTGGAGTAGTTTCATATTTTCTCTTTGTGAAGTGGCTTATGTTTTTGAAttgtgttattttctttttttttctttgttttgttgtgCTTCCACAATTGCTCGTGAGACCTGAAGACACAAGTAACTGTGATGGCTTTAACAGTTCTAGTAGCTTTAATGTTAGCACAAGTGAAGCAAGTGTCAATGTCTTAGACATCATTCAGGGAACAGGGTGGATGGAAAAAACTTTGATGTTCTATGGTTTTTATTCTAATGGGACTTTAGGAGGAAGTGATACATCATATTTGTATTATAATTTGCCTCTTGCATATATAGCAGTTACATTAGTCTGCTTTTTGATGAGTTTGTCAGCTATTGTCAAATCTGCTGCTCATGGCTTTAAAGACAGGTTGATGGAAGGTGAGGGACAGTTCTACCAGTATTGTAATATAGTGTTTGGAGGGTGGGACTACTGCATACATAATGAAAAATCTGCCACTATTAAGCATAAAGCTATATTTAATGAGATAAAGGGATGTCTCGAGGCAGAGAGACTGGAAGAAGAGAGGCAAAGTAGGTCAAGAGATGAAAAAGTGAGACTGTATCTTTTACGTTTTGCAATCAATTTGATGGTTCTTCTTGTCTTGGCTGGGGGAGGAttcctaatttattttgttttcaagtcCTCACACACTGCTCTGGATGATTACAAGAGAGACACAGAAGATTTTGGAACTATAGAAAACATGTATgttttgctgctggaatacttgccATCTATAACAATAGTGGGGCTTAACTTAATTGTACCAAATATATTTATGTATCTAGTCACTTTAGAAAAGTACTCACCACTCTTTGTAGTTAGAATAACATTGATGAGAACAGTACTGCTGCGACTGGCATCCTTAGCAATTCTCCTAGTCTCATTTTATAATGTTATAAAGTGTGACAACTGCAATCCTCCAAGATGCTGGGAAACGTATGTTGGTCAGCAGTTGTACAAACTAGTTGTTATGGATTTTGTCACTCACATTGCCACTACATTTTTGATCAATTTTCCACGCATGTTAATTGCTAAGCACTTCAAAAGTAAGATTGCCAAACTGATAGGAGTACAGGAATTTGAGTTACCACAACATGTCTTGGATATCATATATAGCCAGACATTATGCTGGTTAGGAAGCTTTTATGCACCAATTCTCCCCTTTCTTGCTACAGTTGAATGTTTCCTTCTTTTTTACATCAAGAAGTTTTCTTGCCTTGTTAATAGTACACCATCATCCACTGTCTATAGGGCATCCCGCTCTAattctatgtttatgtttgttctttTAATATCATTCTTATTGGCAGTTGTGCCAGTGGCCTATTCAATAGCTGAAATTACTCCATCTGAATGTTGTGGCCCATTTAGAGGTCATTTTTCAGTGTGGTCTTTTGTCATTTACACATTTGAGCAATTTCCATCGTGGATTAGAAGTGTGCTATTTTTCTTCTCAACTGCAGGATTTGCCGTCCCAGCCTTTATAGTTCTAGCACTGTGCTTGTATTATTTTCATGCTGTGTCTTGTGCTAATAAACAAATGGTAATGGTACTAAAAAACCAGCTAGTTTTAGAGGGCCATGACAAACAGTTCCTTCTAAACAGGCTGAGTGCAATtatcaagcagcagcagcagcaacagcaacaagaacaacaTAAAGCAATGCGCCAAGCAGAAATGTCCAATGTCGAAGGAATTTCAAATGCCAGTTAA